GAGCTCACCATGATCCATGAGGCCATGATACTGGAATATTCAGGCAGGCACCTCGCGCTGATTGAATGGGCAGGCATGATGAAGCTCTTTCTTTTTGTAATGATCGGGATTGCGACCTTTGCTCCGTGGGGGATCGCGGAATCAGGTGATCTTGCCATACTCGCTGTCGCGTTTCTCTTTATGGCGCTGAAGCTCTTTTTTATAGGAATAGGGCTTGTGCTGATAGAGACCGGGCTTGCGAAGATGAGGATATTCCGGCTGACCGATTTCCTCGGGGCCGCGTTCCTGCTGGCGACGCTCGGTATGCTCTCTTATTTTATGCTGGAGTAAAATGGAGTGATAACCCCTCCCGACCTCCCCTTAACTTAAAGGGAGGAGATAAATCCCCACTCTTTGGCAAAGAGGGGGCAGGGGGGAGTTAATAAAATCAGAAAAAATGAATATAGAAATTGCCATAAAATTAACAAGTTTTTTAGCGGCATTCGTGCTGCTGACCGCATTCGGCATGCTGGTGCAGAGAAGGATGTACGGCCTTGTGAACCTCTTTGCGTGGCAGGGGTTCTTTCTCTCTATCAATACCGCGATCGTCGGTTTTGTCGCAGGGAAGCATCACCTTTATATCTCTTCCCTGCTCACGCTGACGCTGAAGGTCATACTGCTGCCGTATATACTGCATGTTCTCATACGGCGTCTTAAACTCCAGAAAGAGGTGGAAGTGGTTGTGAATATACCTATGACCATGCTGATAGGCATAGCCCTTGTCATATTCTCTTATCACCTCACCGCTCCTGTCAGGGAGCTCTCCACGCTTGTAACACGCTCGACTCTTGCTGTCGCTCTTGCCACCGTCATGATAGGAATGCTCATGATGATAACGAGAAAACACGCGGTCACCCAGATAATAGGCTTTCTCGCCATGGAGAACGGCCTCTTCTTCGCGGCCACCAGCGCGACATACGGGATGCCGCTTGTGGTGGAATTAGGTGTCGCGCTTGATGTTTTGATAGCTGCGTTCATCTTCGGGATATTCTTTTTTCATATACACACTACATTTGACAGCCTCGATGTCGCACAGATGGAAAGGCTGAAAGAGGATGACTGATACCATGGAGCAGGCATGATACTTCTAATATTATTGCTCGTGCCGCTTTTCGCGGCCGTCATGCTCGCATTCGTGGGCGACAGAAGGCTGGCGCCGGAGATAAATATCCTGGGCTCCGCCGCCACGTTTGTCGCGGGAGTGGGGCTGGCTCTGCAGGTTTACGAGCAGGGGCCGATGCTGGCAGGCGGGAAGTTCTTCTTTGTTGACGCCTTTAACGTCTACCTGGCGGTTCTTACATCTTTTGTCTCAATGACAACCGCCATCTTCAGCAGGAGGTATATGAGGCGGGAGAGGGAGCACGGGCGGGTGGGGCATATGGGCATGCGTTTTTATCACGCGATGTTCCAGCTCTTCATCTTTGCGATGCTCCTGTGCCTTTTGACAAACAACATCGGCGTGCTCTGGATCGCGATGGAGCTTGCCACATTGTCCACGGTATTGCTCGTATCCTTATACAGGACGCCTACCGCGATCGAGGCGGCATGGAAATACTTTATACTCTGCGGCGTGGGCATCTCACAGGCGCTCTTTGGAACCGTGCTTCTCTACTTTGCCGCTGAAAAGGTGCTTGGCGAAGGCGGCGATGCCCTGCTCTGGACAAACCTGAACCAGGTGAGCAGAAGCCTTGAACCAACAGTGCTTTCGCTGGCATTCGTCTTTCTCATGGTCGGTTACGGCACAAAGGTGGGACTGGTGCCTCTTCATAACTGGCTGCCGGACGCGCATAGCGAAGGCCCGACCCCCATATCAGCCGTGCTTTCAGGCCTGCTGCTGAATGTCGCGCTCTACGCGCTGGTCAGGTGCAAAGTTCTCGTGGACGGTTCTACAGGCACTCATCACGCAGGCAATATAATGATGGGCTTCGGCCTTCTCTCTATACTGGTGGCTGCCTTTTCGCTCCTGAGGCAGAAGGATATAAAACGCATGTTCTCATATTCATCCATAGAGCACATGGGCATCGCGACATTTGCCTTCGGCCTTGGAGGCCCCATCGCCACTTTCGGCGGCCTTCTGCATATGCTTGGCCACAGCCTGGCAAAGTCATCCATATTTTTTACCGTGGGGCACGCCTCGCAGATGCACAAGACACAGGAGATGGACAAGATCAAAGGCCTTTTCAAAGGCAATCCTCTTGTAGGCTGGGGCATGATGTTCGGGGTAATGGCTATCGCCGGAATGCCGCCGTTCGGTATATTCACAAGCGAGTTTCTTATATTGACCGCGACGATCAAGGACGCGCCTCTGTTAACGCCGTTCCTTCTGCTGGGGCTTGCGGTGGCCTTTGCCGCGCTCTTCAGAAAGGTCCAGCCCATGGTCTCAGGCGAAATTCCTCCTTATCAAAAGATGCTCAAAGTCGCGCATGTGCCTGTGCTGCTGCATCTGATTCTGGTCTTTATTCTCGGCATTTATCTGCCGGATTTTCTCAGTAAATGGTTTCATACCGCTGCGGAGCTGATTAAATGAGCGTATTATTAGATGCGATAAAAGCCTTTCTCGGTACGGATGCCGGATGTGATGACAGGTGCCAGTATCCGTCTTCAACAATGTTCTGCAGCGTGCCGAGGGTGAAATTTGCAGATGCCGCAAAGGCGATGAAAAAGGTGCATGCCCTGCTCGTTGCCGAATGGGCAGCAGATGAAACTCCGTTCAACAGAGGCTTCGGCATATACGCCTGTTACAGATGGGGGGCGGAATATCTGATAGTCAAGACAGAGGCGCCGTTTGATGACCCGGCGTTCCCGACACTCACAAAAAAGTTCCTTCCGGCATACCGCTTTGAGCGTCAGATCAAAAGCCTTATGGGAGTTACTGCCGCAGGCCATCCTGACTCAAGGCCCTGGATAAAGTTCGAGGACTGGCCTGAGGACGCGTGGCCGCTCAGAAAATCCTTTGACGCGTCAAAGCCTATGCCGCGCGTCTACGGCAAATACAAATTCGTCAAGGCAGAGGGCGAAGGTGTTTATGAGATACCTGTAGGGCCTGTGCATGCCGGGATAATTGAGCCGGGGCATTTCCGCTTTCAGGCTGTCGGCGAAGATATACTCAACCTTGAGGAGAGGCTCGGATATGTTCATAAGGGGATTGAAAAGAAATTTGAGTCGCTTGCGTGGAAAGACGGATCAAGGCTTGCGGGCCGGGTTTCAGGCGATACAACCGCTGCGCACAGCCTCGGTTATTGCATGGCGCTGGAGTCCATGACAGGATGCAGAGTTCCTGAACGGGCGCAGTGGATGCGCGCGCTCTTTCTTGAGAGAGAGCGCATAGCCAACCACCTTGGAGACCTCGGAGCTATATGTAATGACGCGGCATTTGCCTTTATGCTTTATCAGATGTCGCGGCTCAGGGAGATCATGCTGCGCACCAATCACAAATTATTCGGCCACAGGTTCATGATGGACCGGATCATTCCCGGAGGCGTTGCGGTTGATATTGACGCGAACGGGAAGGAAATAATATTGGCAGAGCTTAAAAAAATTGCAAAGGAGTTCAACAGGCTCGTGACCATCTATGACCAGAATTCATCACTTGAAGACAGGGTGAGGGATGCCGGCATCCTCGTCCCTGACAAGGCGAGAAGGCTCTGCCAGGTCGGGATCGTGGCAAGGGCGAGCGGCCTGAACCTCGACTGCCGCACGCAAAATCCTTTCCCGCCGTATGACCGCATCAAGGTGAATGTGCCTGTCCTTATCTCAGGCGATGTGCACGCTCGCGCCTGGGTCAGGGTCGAGGAGGTAAGGGAATCCATACGCATCATACGCGAAATACTTAATACGCTTCCATCAGGCGGGATATTATCAGACGTTGGCGATCCGGCTCCTGATACATACGGATTTTCCGCTGTCGAGGGATGGCGCGGGGAGATCATCTACTGGCTTCAGTCAGGGCCGAAGGGCGAGATCAACAGGTGCATGGTGCGAGACCCTTCCAGCGTCAACTGGCTGGGGCTTGAGCAGGCTGTGTTAGGCAACATCGTGCCTGACTTTCCTCTCTGCAATAAAAGTTTTAACCAGTCATATTCGGGGAATGACCTATGATAAGGATACTTAAACAGATATTCAGGACAGGCATTGTGACAGAACCGCTTCTGCCGGAGGTTGATGCCGAAATTCAGGAAGTTGGCGCGAGGCTGAAAGAGGCTGTTGGAAAACGCTTCAGCAGAAGCCTCACGATAAGGCAGGTGGACGCGGGTTCATGCAACGGGTGCGAGCTTGAGATCCACGCGATAAATAATCCGATCTACAACTGCGAAAGATTCGGCATACATTTCACCGCATCGCCCAGGTTCGCGGATATGCTTCTGGTCACAGGGCCTGTGACGAGGAACATGGAGATAGCCCTCCGCAGGACTTATAACGCAACGCCTCACCCAAAACTTGTTGTCGCTGTAGGCGACTGCGGATGCAACGGCGGAATATTCGGAGAGAGCTACGCATCCATCGGCGGAATTAACAAAGTCATCCCCGTAGATGTTGTCATCCCCGGCTGCCCGCCGACACCGGCTGCGATTCTCAATGGGATACTCAGAGCTGTAGGGAACAGATAATTATGGAAGTCCGACTTCCCTAATCACCACTCCATAGTCTCAAGGTGTTTGCGCAGGATGGATACGGTGCGGAACTTCTTGAGTATCATTGAACGCTTCAGACCGCAGCAGATATGTTTTATGAAATCCGGATGCCTCGAATAGTATCTTGCCCCTCCAAGCGAGTCATAAAAGACCCTGATCAGGTCGATGATATCATTCTGCTGATTTTCGCTCTTTGTCGCCTCCCAGTGGTAAAAGTCGAGCAGCTTCACCTCAAATGAGAGACCTGAGCGGCTGACGATTATATTGTCCAGATGCAGGTCGCCGTGGTATTCATTGTACTGATGCACCTCCTCGATGCCTTTTGCCAGAATATGCAGCAGATGTACCGCCTCAAAAGGATGCAGCCTTTTGCCGGGGAGATTTTTTAAGAATCTTGAGAGCACCTCTCCTTTGACGTATTCAGATATCAAAGCGGTGATCGCGGCCTTTTCAAATGTGAATGTCTCTCCTGCGTGGTATTTGATAAGCATGGGGCAGTGGCGCAGCTTGTGAAGCTTCTTCGCGTAACGCATGGAGGTTTTGCTGCCGATATCCCGCTTCGGGTAGAAAAGCTTCGCCGTCCTCTCTATGCCTGTGCGGAGCTCAGCGATCTTATATACCTCGCCCTCCCATCCCTCACCGAGCTTTGAGACGACCTTGTATTTTCCGGCGATTATGTACCCCGGCTGCAGGTTGAAAGAATCAATTGTCTTCATTGGTTTGTAAATGGATTATATACGGTTTTATCCGGGATGGGCAATATCTTAGTGATCCTGCCGCAAATAACAGGTGATGCCCAGTCGTTGCTTAGGCATTCCGCTGGAGAAATGCCCTTACAAATTTCACTTCTTCATAACTGGCTTTGCCGCAGAAGTGTTCAATAAAGGTATGGTGATGCCTGGATTTTCATCAAGATATGCCTTGATAGCCTTTATAAAAGCAGCTCCGTACCGTTCAAGCTTGGCATCTCCAACGCCATTGATATTTCTCATATCAGACAAGGCCGCGGGATAGTATCTGCACATTTCATGAAGGGTCTTGTCTGAAAATATTATATATGGCGGGACATGATGTTCATCAGCTGTCTCTTTCCGCAGTTTGCGAAGCTTATCAAAGAGCGCCTCATCATATGGCGCAAACTTGCCGTCTCTTCCGGCAGCATGCTTCTTGCCGGCCTCTTCCCTCTTTAATGCTGTGATCTCTTCTCTGCCGTAGAGAATGTTATCGCCCTTTGCTGTCAGTTTTAATCCCGGATATTGCCCGCCGTCCTGACATACGGCATCCTGCGCAAGGAGTTCATCGATCAGAAACCGCCAGTGCTTCTTATCTCTATCTTTGCCTCTTCCATAGGTTTTGATCTTGTCGTGCCCCAGCTCGCGTATGCGTTTTGTATCAGCGCCTGTGACAATATCAATGATATGCTGGGCCCCAAAACGCTGATCTGTCCGGGACATCGCTGACATGATTATCTGCGCGTCAATCGTAACATCTATCTTTTCAACCATGCCTGTGCAGATGTCGCAGGTATTACAATTCTCATCAGGGTAATGCTCGCCGAAATATTCAAGAAGCTGCCTGCGCCTGCATAAATT
This genomic stretch from Nitrospirota bacterium harbors:
- a CDS encoding formate hydrogenlyase, which encodes MNIEIAIKLTSFLAAFVLLTAFGMLVQRRMYGLVNLFAWQGFFLSINTAIVGFVAGKHHLYISSLLTLTLKVILLPYILHVLIRRLKLQKEVEVVVNIPMTMLIGIALVIFSYHLTAPVRELSTLVTRSTLAVALATVMIGMLMMITRKHAVTQIIGFLAMENGLFFAATSATYGMPLVVELGVALDVLIAAFIFGIFFFHIHTTFDSLDVAQMERLKEDD
- a CDS encoding hydrogenase 4 subunit F, yielding MILLILLLVPLFAAVMLAFVGDRRLAPEINILGSAATFVAGVGLALQVYEQGPMLAGGKFFFVDAFNVYLAVLTSFVSMTTAIFSRRYMRREREHGRVGHMGMRFYHAMFQLFIFAMLLCLLTNNIGVLWIAMELATLSTVLLVSLYRTPTAIEAAWKYFILCGVGISQALFGTVLLYFAAEKVLGEGGDALLWTNLNQVSRSLEPTVLSLAFVFLMVGYGTKVGLVPLHNWLPDAHSEGPTPISAVLSGLLLNVALYALVRCKVLVDGSTGTHHAGNIMMGFGLLSILVAAFSLLRQKDIKRMFSYSSIEHMGIATFAFGLGGPIATFGGLLHMLGHSLAKSSIFFTVGHASQMHKTQEMDKIKGLFKGNPLVGWGMMFGVMAIAGMPPFGIFTSEFLILTATIKDAPLLTPFLLLGLAVAFAALFRKVQPMVSGEIPPYQKMLKVAHVPVLLHLILVFILGIYLPDFLSKWFHTAAELIK
- a CDS encoding NADH-quinone oxidoreductase subunit C encodes the protein MSVLLDAIKAFLGTDAGCDDRCQYPSSTMFCSVPRVKFADAAKAMKKVHALLVAEWAADETPFNRGFGIYACYRWGAEYLIVKTEAPFDDPAFPTLTKKFLPAYRFERQIKSLMGVTAAGHPDSRPWIKFEDWPEDAWPLRKSFDASKPMPRVYGKYKFVKAEGEGVYEIPVGPVHAGIIEPGHFRFQAVGEDILNLEERLGYVHKGIEKKFESLAWKDGSRLAGRVSGDTTAAHSLGYCMALESMTGCRVPERAQWMRALFLERERIANHLGDLGAICNDAAFAFMLYQMSRLREIMLRTNHKLFGHRFMMDRIIPGGVAVDIDANGKEIILAELKKIAKEFNRLVTIYDQNSSLEDRVRDAGILVPDKARRLCQVGIVARASGLNLDCRTQNPFPPYDRIKVNVPVLISGDVHARAWVRVEEVRESIRIIREILNTLPSGGILSDVGDPAPDTYGFSAVEGWRGEIIYWLQSGPKGEINRCMVRDPSSVNWLGLEQAVLGNIVPDFPLCNKSFNQSYSGNDL
- a CDS encoding NADH-quinone oxidoreductase subunit B family protein, whose protein sequence is MIRILKQIFRTGIVTEPLLPEVDAEIQEVGARLKEAVGKRFSRSLTIRQVDAGSCNGCELEIHAINNPIYNCERFGIHFTASPRFADMLLVTGPVTRNMEIALRRTYNATPHPKLVVAVGDCGCNGGIFGESYASIGGINKVIPVDVVIPGCPPTPAAILNGILRAVGNR
- a CDS encoding protein kinase — its product is MKTIDSFNLQPGYIIAGKYKVVSKLGEGWEGEVYKIAELRTGIERTAKLFYPKRDIGSKTSMRYAKKLHKLRHCPMLIKYHAGETFTFEKAAITALISEYVKGEVLSRFLKNLPGKRLHPFEAVHLLHILAKGIEEVHQYNEYHGDLHLDNIIVSRSGLSFEVKLLDFYHWEATKSENQQNDIIDLIRVFYDSLGGARYYSRHPDFIKHICCGLKRSMILKKFRTVSILRKHLETMEW